Part of the Dermatophilus congolensis genome is shown below.
TGCCAATGCATCGTAGATAGCCGAATCACCGTGTGGGTGATATTGCCCCATCACTTCACCGACAACGCGCTGACACTTGTTGTAACCGCGGTCAGGCCGGTACCCACCATCAAACATCGCGTAAATAATCCGCCGATGTACCGGCTTGAAGCCATCTCGTACATCTGGCAATGCGCGGCTGACGATCACGCTCATCGCGTACTCGATGTAGCTACGCTGCATCTCGGTGTTCAGGTCTACTGGCGCGACCCGGTCGTAGCCGGATCCAGCTGCCTCAACATCGACACCAGGAGGCTGTTCGTCGCTCACAACAAATCCTTCACAATCATGTTCGGGCGGAGATCGACACGATCACCAACGGGAAAGACCAACTGACATTTGTGGGTGGAAGCGGAAAACCAACGTTGAGAGCCGATCTCTGCCTCTGCCCCTGCGGTAATCGCTACGCGTCAAGGAACCGAACGTCCCGCGCGTTCCTCTGGATGAAGTCACGTCTTGACTCAACGTCTTCTCCCATAAGCACGGAGAAGATTTCGTCAGCTGCAGCCGCATCGTCGAGATTGACCTGGAGAAGCTCACGGTGCTCTGGGTCCATCGTGGTGTCCCACAACTCACTGGAGTTCATTTCTCCCAGACCCTTGTACCGCTGGATGCCATCTTTGGGCAGCCTCCAGCCGGCGCTCTTACCGGCTTGGAGCTGGCGGTCTCGTTCCTCATCGGAGAACACGTACTCGTGTGGATGGTTGATCCATTTGAGTCGATACAACGGAGGCTGGGCTAGGTACACGTATCCGGCCTCAATGAGCGGTCGCATAAACCGGAACAACAGTGTCAATAGCAACGTACGGATGTGCATACCATCCACGTCGGCATCGGCCATGAGTACAATTTTGTGATAACGCGCTTTCTTCAGATCAAAGTCTTCACCAATACCAGTACCAAACGCGGAGATCAATGCTTGCACCTCCATGTTGCTCATAATTCGGTCGATGCGAGCTTTTTCGACATTGAGGATTTTTCCACGAATAGGAAGAATCGCTTGATTAAAAGGATCGCGGCCATCTTTGGCAGATCCACCGGCGGAATCTCCCTCGACAATGTAGATCTCACTGACGGATGGGTCTTTTGATTGACAGTCACGCAGTTTTCCTGGCAGTCCCCCGGACTCCATCAGGCCTTTGCGCCGTGTTGCTTCACGCGCTTTACGCGCAGCTAGCCGAGCATGTGCAGCATTAATTGCTTTCTTGACGATCTCTCGACCTTCGTTTGGATGACGTTCAAACCAGTCGCCTAGGCCTTCTGTCATGGTCCCTTGCACGAAACCACGTACTTCAGAGTTACCCAATTTGGTTTTTGTTTGTCCTTCAAACTGGGGTTCGCCGAGTTTCACAGAGACGACTGCGGTAAGGCCTTCACGTACATCCTCACCGGTGAGGTTGTCGTCTTTGTCTTTCAGGAGGTTCTGAGCCCGCGCGAACCTGTTGACCAGATTGGTCAGCGCAGATCGGAATCCTTCCTCGTGTGTTCCGCCTTCATGGGTGTTGATCGCATTTGCGTAAGTGTGCACCGACTCGGAGTAAGCCGTTGTCCACTGCAAAGCGATTTCCACAGACATGGATCGCTCTGAATCTTCACGGTTGAAATCGATGATTTGTTCATGCACTGTCTCGCTGCGCTTACTGGAGTTCAAGTGCTGGACGTAGTCAACGAGTCCACCGTCGTAGCGATAGGTGATGACGACTGGTTTCCACACGCTTTCTGTGAGTTCGTCACTGCCCTCAGCGTCCTTGGGAACGGAGAGATCAGCTTCGTCTACAGCATCGTCGACTACTGATTCGTCGTGCTCTGGACGGCGCTCATCCGTAACAGAGATCGTCAGCCCTTTGTTAAGGAATGCCATCTGCTGAAACCGAGCACGGACGGTTTCGAGATCGTAGGTTGTGGTTT
Proteins encoded:
- the gyrB gene encoding DNA topoisomerase (ATP-hydrolyzing) subunit B, translating into MTGAEAFPASENTSIAYDASAITVLEGLEAVRKRPGMYIGSTGERGLHHLIWEIVDNCVDEALAGYATRVDVTLLNDGGVRVQDDGRGIPTDIHPVEKVSAVELVLTQLHAGGKFGGGGYKVSGGLHGVGSSVVNALSTRLEAEVRQKGHVYRMAFEHGVPTGPLQEMEEIPAEETGTTITFWADPAIFETTTYDLETVRARFQQMAFLNKGLTISVTDERRPEHDESVVDDAVDEADLSVPKDAEGSDELTESVWKPVVITYRYDGGLVDYVQHLNSSKRSETVHEQIIDFNREDSERSMSVEIALQWTTAYSESVHTYANAINTHEGGTHEEGFRSALTNLVNRFARAQNLLKDKDDNLTGEDVREGLTAVVSVKLGEPQFEGQTKTKLGNSEVRGFVQGTMTEGLGDWFERHPNEGREIVKKAINAAHARLAARKAREATRRKGLMESGGLPGKLRDCQSKDPSVSEIYIVEGDSAGGSAKDGRDPFNQAILPIRGKILNVEKARIDRIMSNMEVQALISAFGTGIGEDFDLKKARYHKIVLMADADVDGMHIRTLLLTLLFRFMRPLIEAGYVYLAQPPLYRLKWINHPHEYVFSDEERDRQLQAGKSAGWRLPKDGIQRYKGLGEMNSSELWDTTMDPEHRELLQVNLDDAAAADEIFSVLMGEDVESRRDFIQRNARDVRFLDA